The genomic DNA tatcattatctcatgtttctgtgttttctcatattctcttgtatatttacaaaaattgatttttctttaaaatctttatataaagttttaagaaataaaactttttcaatCATGTGGTTATTTGTTGTCGTCAGATTTTAAAACCGGTTGATGAAACGTTACAAACAGACTAATGttggtgagtttgtttgtcagagtcagacagtcgtgtctctgcagcgagaggtttttgtacgacggctcagtgactttgtttcactgtggctCACGTTCGGTGGAGGAACCAGACTGGATGTTGGAAGTaagtcaaatattcatcaactgttttatttcaggaaccatctctctttttatttccttcacattCGACATGCGAGGGAAAGAAGTGGCCTCTTCCACGTAGATTCATGCTTTTTGGAACATGTTGGACCAGAAGACAAAGTTTAATTTATGACCAGAAACCTTTAAATCTCATGGTGATGAATAACAAACTTTAAGACATGAGATGAAATCTTTTTACCAGATTTAATTCTGAAGCTGCATCTTGAGGTTTTGTAGGTTTAGTTGAGTccgtcagagtcagagagtcgtgtctctgcagcgagaggtttttgtacgacggctcagtgactttgtttcactgtggtgGACTTTTGGTGGAGGAACCAGACTGGATGTTGGAAGTAAGTTTCTCCACAGATACTAAAGAGAATCAAACAATATTGTAAAGTCCTGTGTTGAATCcagtgtttaaatatgaatttagatccattttgttcagatgaaactgaagatgagcatttgaaaatgttgaaaaatctgTCATCACTTTATTGTATCATATGTTGTTTCCAATGTAGTTTTAAATCattgaaaaagttttaaaaccAATGACTGAATTCCTCATGAAGAACGTTTGATGTCTGTcagattatttcatgttttattaacaatgttttgtatgtttaacATGTTTGATGATTTCGATGAGAAAGTTTcaattgttgaaatgtatttcaagtGTGAGATGATTCTCTCTGTGCTGATTTACATGAGCAGCTTGTTGAAGGGAAGTGAAACAATGTGTGAGCGAGCGACTGGTGGAGCAGAAAGACCTTCTGACTCAAACGCCTCAGAGGGATAAAAAGAATGAAGAGAAGGTGTCCAAGTGTCtggtgtttgactgacagctgtgtggtcCCTGTGCTCTAACCTGATTGGTGTCTCCCAGGTGATGTGCGTCCCACCCTGACGGTGCTGCCCCCCTCcagcgaggagctgcagcaggggaaGGCCACGCTCCTGTGCCTGGCCAACAAGGGCTTCCCCTCAGACTGGAGTCTGTCCTGGAAGgtggacggcagcagcagcagcagcagctgggaggtgagcaggagccccgggctgctggagaaggacggccactacagctggagcagcacccTGAGGCTCCCTGCAGACCAGTGGGGGAAGGTGGGCTCTGTGAGCTGTGAGGCCACCCAGGGCTCCCAGACTCCGCtctcagagacactgaggagagaCCAGTGTTCCCAGTCCTGACCTGACTCACTGggcctctgctgctggtttcaCTCTGCTACTGGTCTCAGTCTGTTCACTGCATTTCTGTGTCTCGTCACAATAAAAGATCTGCATCCTGATATTTGTTCTTGCTTATGATGACGCTGAGTGTTTTACCCTTTTCGcacaataaagatttttttctctgaatttaaaatgtttcaatgGATTTGTTATTTGAACAGACATGTAGTTTCTGCATTGTTATAATAAACTTAGTATGGTTAAGTTGTTCCCTGAATATGAGGGAATGTAATTTTTATTGTCTTGTAagtacataatatataatataagtaATATGATATGGAAATAACATGAAGATAAGTCTTTAgaattttctttgcttttataaACTATTCACATTAGGTCGATTCTCCAAAAAGTTGAACGAATGCAAAATtaatgacagaagaaaaaaacactagtgGGTCAAATTTCAAACTTGCAGTGGTGTAATGTTTTAAGTTGGAATAAGCTGTGGACAAAAAATGAGTGAATATAATCTTAATTGACCCGTGAGTAAATCTTTgaacacattgaaaatatttgtgaaataaagtaaaatatcgTCGACATAGATGGAGATAACTTGaggacaaatattaaataaatagtttagaaacaaatattttcagaagttgtttctggaaaaactcaaacacaaatgcaaaataaatgacagaaggACTCAACCACTAATGTGTCACTCTTTAGAAACTGGATAATAATTCTTCATCGCTAACTTAAAGttactttaataaaaaataagatcaaCGAACATGAAGTAAATATCAGGTTTCAAATTTCTATACTCTATcaattaagtaaatattattgaGAAATATTTTGTGAACCATTTCAACACTGTTGATGTTTGTTGGATATTTCAGAAAAGAACAATctcattaaacttttttaaaaagctgtaaaagaaaatcttcatcAGCATGTTTGTTGAAAGACTCGCAGACATCGTCTGACTGTTTGAATCAAATCAGCATGTAAACATTCTTTTATAACCTGatcaataaatattcatgtgatgttattaaaggttttattgtagtgtgtaaaatatcaacagtttaaatgtttaatgtaacTGTAACAAATactttggttttatttacttCATGTGTGAGTTTCTGTGCAGCTGATGAGTCAGATCAGTTCCTCTTCAGCtgacggaggtttttgtacgacgctttttcactgtgtgaacaccCACTGACTGTTGATGTAGTGAAGACTCTGACAGtagtaaactgcagcatcttcagcctggactccactgatggtcagagtgaagtcagagtttgATCCACTGCCTGTAAAACGACCTTGAATCCCTGATGCTCGAGTGGAAGCCAAGTAAATGAGCAGTTTAggagtttctccatctctctgttggtaCCAGGCTAAATAGTGGTAGTTACTACTAACATAAacattctgactggttctgcatgagatggtggcggagtttcccacagctgatctcactgctccaggctgagtcactgtgacttggcctctggactctgaggacacagagacagagacataaagcagcgtcacggttctgtcggcttcacttcagagggacggacgttgacggaggagttggattctctggactttacctgtgaagcagcagcagaggagagtccagatgaggacgcaggtcagagtcatgttactgatcgggaggacgtctgtggcgtctgttgtcgtgaaggacagctgtcagtcatccagtcctcaactctcaggactataaagtctcccagagcactggagcatggtgctgctgatgcaaagtgGCTCTCTATGGAAATGCTGTTTCTCCACAGACTGATTCATTACGATATTGTTAATTCTCACTTCAACATGGTTCTGGGCTCAtatctttaaagaaatgtgcaaaaactgtatccgctttaaaatgaaatattattttcctgttGTGTGAAGAGGATCATTACATGTAGTTTCCACTTTGGACGATTGAATGAAATTTCTTACATAAACAGTGACAATCAGCACAGTCATTGGTTCTAACATTGAAGAACAACATGTTTCTGAACCAGGTCGCaacgatgaaaacaaatcttatcGTGTGATATGTAACCGCAGTTAATGTCTCATTCTACAGGAAGGCCTCATGACATATGGAGAGGAACCTTCAtggtattaaaagaaaacttaaatgcaaaaatcaaaatgatttacgATGATATAaggatataaaaatgtattgaagagaacATTCATATTTGGGTGTTGTATAATTTGCAGGACTTGACAGAGGggctatgtatttattttcaaatgtacctCAGATGAGTTCACCCACCATTacttgttcaaacagttttCCTTGTCTGTTCCTCggcgtttgtgtttttgctcaaaagtttgtgaaatttcccatttgtgtccttttcatttggtttggaaaTCTCAGAGTTCTGGAGTctcaaaatctatatttaaaaaaatactaaatagttGCTGGAATTCATATGAAGGAAAATAATTCACctccttcagttttttccctcaatgAGTTGAGCATTCTTTGTTCGTCTACTTTAATACATGACCtgttattacctccaccaaacttgatggaaggatgggacatgggccaaagaAGGACCCTCTTCATTTTAACtcggatccggacaaaggggaggatcaaggaattattattttctctcatcattTTGAGATACGACATTTGTTGAAGTTTTCAACGACTTCCATGGAAACTAGAACGTCACTCAGTCGAGTTCAGAACTAAACAAGTCCTGACAGTCGCCTTAAAATCAAGCAAGCCACATATAATCTTACACACTCATTGATATCAGACGCCTGTTTCAGAAGAAAATGATTCGGTCATAGATCAGATAGGTAGGTGACAAGATTGGGCCGTGAAAGATTTGTTATTTAAAGCAGGATGTCGTCTGCAAAATAGTTTATTCTATGATGTGTAGCTCTGAGCAGATGCAGatattggtgtgtgtgcatgtgtgtgtgtgtgtgtgtgtatttgtgtgtgtgtgtgtgtgtgtgtgtgtgtgtatgtgtgtgtgtgtatgtgtgtgtgtgtgtgtgtgtgtgtgtgtgtcctcagtgaactgtgtcagtctcacttcactttgtgttcattctgattgacggaggtttttgtacgacgctttttcactgtgtgaacacgtATTGACTGTTGATAACATGAAAACTCTGACAGtagtaaactgcagcatcttcagcctggactccactgatggtcagagtgaagtcagagtttgATCCACTGCCTGTAAAACGACCTGGAATCCCTGATGCTCGAGTGGAAGCATAGTAAATGAGCAGTTTAggagtttctccatctctctgttggtaCCAGGCTAAATAGTTTGAGCTATAAacattctgactggttctgcatgagatggtggcggagtttcccacagctgatctcactgctccaggctgagtcactgtgacttggcctctggactctgaggacacagagacagagacataaagcagcgtcacggttctgtcggcttcacttcagagggacggacgttgacggaggagttggattctctggactttacctgtgaagcagcagcagaggagagtccagatgaggacgcaggtcagagtcatgttactgatcgggaggacgtctgtggcgtctgttgtcgtgaaggacagctgtcagtcatccagtcctcaactctcaggactataaagtctcccagagcactggagcatggtgctgctgatgcaaagtgGCTCTCTATGGAAATGCTGTTTCTCCACAGACTGATTCATTACGATCTTGTCAATTCTCACTTCAACATGGTTCTGGCCTCATATCTTTAAACAAATGTGCAACAACTGTATCCGCTGGAAAATGAAATACTATTTTCCTCTCGTGTAAAGAGGATCATTAAATGTAGTTTCCACTTTGGACGATTGAATGAAATGTCTCACATAAACAGTGACAATCAGCACAGTCATTGGTTCTAACATTGAAGAACAACATGTTTCTGAAGCAGGTCGCaacgatgaaaacaaatcttattGTGTGATATGGAACCGCAGTTAATGTCTCATTCTACAGGAAGGCCTCATGACAGATGGAGAGGAACCTTCACggtattaaaagaaaacctaaatgcaaaagtcaaaatgattTACGATGATATGaggattgaaaaatgtattgaagagaacattcatatttgtgtgttgtataATTTGCAGGACTTGACAGAGGggctatgtatttattttcaaatgtacctCAGATGAGTTCACCCACCATTacttgttcaaacagttttCCTTGTCTGTTCCTCGGCATTTGTGTCTTTGCTCAAAAGTTTGTGAAATTTCCcatttgtgtccttttcattGGGTTTGGAAATCTCAGAGTTCTGGAGTctcaaaatctatatttaaaaaaatactaaatagttGCTGGAATTCATATGAAGGAAAATAATTCACctccttcagttttttccctcaAAGAGTTGAGCATTCTTTGTTCGTCTGCTCCAATACATGACCtgttattacctccaccaaacttggtggaaggatgggacatgggccaaagaAGGACCCTCTTCATTTTAACtcggatccggacaaaggggaggatcaaggaattattattttctttcatcattttgAGATACGACATTTGTTGAAGTTTTAAACGATTTCCATGGAAACTAGAACGTCACTAAGTCGAGCTCAGAACTAAAAAGTCCTGACAGTCGCCTTAAAATCAAGCAAGCCACATATAATCTTACAAACTCATTGATATCAGACACCTGTTTCAGAAGAAAATGATTCGGTCATAGTTCAGATAGGTAGGTGACAAGATTGGGCCGTGAAAGATTTGTTATTTAAAGCAGGATGTCGTCTGCAAAATAGTTTATTCTATGATGTGTAGCTCTGAGCAGATGCAGatattggtgtgtgtgcatgtgtgtgtgtgtgtgtgtgagtgtgtatgtgtgtgtctgtgtgtgtgtgtgtgtgtgtgtgtatgtgtgtgtgtgtgtgtgtgtgtgtgtgtgtgtgtgtttgtgtcctcagtgaactgtgtcagtctcacttcactttgtgttcattctgactgacggaggtttttgtacgacgctTTTTCACCGTGTGAACACGTATTGACTGTTGATGTAGTGAGCACTCTGACAGtagtaaactgcagcatcttcagcctggactccactgatggtcagagtgaagtcagagtttgATCCACTGCCTGTAAAACGACCTTGAATCCCTGATGCTCGACTGGAAGCAGCGTAAATAAGCAGTTTAggagtttctccatctctctgttggtaCCAGGCTAAATAGTGGTAGTTACTCCAAACATAAacattctgactggttctgca from Scophthalmus maximus strain ysfricsl-2021 chromosome 22, ASM2237912v1, whole genome shotgun sequence includes the following:
- the LOC118292494 gene encoding immunoglobulin lambda-1 light chain-like, with protein sequence MTLTCVLIWTLLCCCFTESRGQVTVTQPGAVRSAVGNSATISCRTSQNVYVWSNYHYLAWYQQRDGETPKLLIYAASSRASGIQGRFTGSGSNSDFTLTISGVQAEDAAVYYCQSAHYINSQYVFTRNMLFFNMTLTCVLIWTLLCCCFTESRGQVTVTQPGAVRSAVGNSATISCRTSQNVYSSNYLAWYQQRDGETPKLLIYYASTRASGIPGRFTGSGSNSDFTLTISGVQAEDAAVYYCQSFHVINSQYVFTQ